The following coding sequences lie in one Zingiber officinale cultivar Zhangliang chromosome 2B, Zo_v1.1, whole genome shotgun sequence genomic window:
- the LOC122049639 gene encoding uncharacterized protein LOC122049639, with product MDCRICILEGKSRFRTKFLRSHSLQKSIDRTLDSAVMSGRRMGNLIYEVTRGVLKIFLKNAILDAVTYTAMDVVYALKRQGRTLWLRCLIRHKIGKRRTTAAMAAKVSAH from the exons ATGGACTGCCGGATTTGTATCCTAGAGGGCAAATCTAGGTTTCGCACCAAGTTTCTCAGATCTCACAGCCTTCAG AAATCAATAGATAGAACGCTAGATTCAGCGGTGATGTCCGGAAGACGGATGGGCAACCTGATCTACGAGGTGACGCGCGGCGTCCTCAAGATCTTCCTCAAGAACGCCATCCTTGACGCCGTGACCTACACCGCCATGGACGTCGTCTATGCGCTGAAGAGGCAGGGAAGGACTCTATGGCTTCGGTGCTTAATCAGACATAAGATAGGAAAGAGGAGGACAACGGCAGCTATGGCAGCCAAAGTTTCTGCTCATTGA